In Xenopus tropicalis strain Nigerian chromosome 5, UCB_Xtro_10.0, whole genome shotgun sequence, one genomic interval encodes:
- the LOC101735296 gene encoding multiple coagulation factor deficiency protein 2 homolog: MVYFQILGIFFLLIWNPVTSNPENLKGSQVPAFPSDAFHNKTIITDHHHLEDELKHEIGDIDLGNVSEDELEFYYFTVHDFDHNKLLDGLEILAALQDSLEHYLGEAFTKEDKMKHYITMTDEVLKEDDLDKDGFLSFVEYMHSQKRTASPTTILDKNAKDKTGSQKSGQ, encoded by the exons ATGgtttattttcagattttaggGATATTCTTTTTACTCATATGGAATCCAGTGACCAGCAACCCCGAAAATCTAAAGGGATCACAGGTACCGGCATTTCCTTCAGACGCCTTCCACAATAAAACTATCATCACAGACCATCA CCACCTTGAGGATGAACTGAAGCATGAGATTGGGGATATAGACTTGGGCAACGTCTCCGAAGATGAACTGGAGTTCTATTACTTCAC CGTGCATGACTTCGACCACAACAAACTCCTGGATGGGCTGGAGATCTTGGCTGCGCTACAGGACTCCCTTGAGCATTATCTTGGAGAAGCATTTACCAAGGAGGATAAAATGAAGCATTATATAA CTATGACAGATGAGGTTCTAAAGGAAGATGATTTGGACAAAGATGGCTTTTTATCCTTCGTGGAGTACATGCACTCCCAGAAACGTACCGCCAGCCCTACCACCATTCTTGACAAGAACGCCAAGGACAAGACGGGATCCCAGAAGAGCGGCCAATGA